Proteins found in one Leguminivora glycinivorella isolate SPB_JAAS2020 chromosome 4, LegGlyc_1.1, whole genome shotgun sequence genomic segment:
- the LOC125225778 gene encoding DNA repair protein complementing XP-A cells homolog, producing the protein MASICELPRTENIPVDSDVPTNAGDTSNTSDTSTSDTSSGTTLTAAQRARIERQRQKARALHDARLIKMHPAVKESVSSSVGSTRARDTGGGFLLEDDEPETKIKKVQAPAPVVHESEQPHCLECDKPFPMSYLYDTFDYSVCDECKNDETHSLITRTEAKTEFLLKDCDLDKRPPPLKCIRRRNPHKAHYSDMRLYLRAQVEARALEVWGSEEALEAEHEERAKRREKAQETSTKRKLRELRMAARSSLFEGRKAIHGHTHEWGEETYDEDNDSYTRVCKTCGHSETYEKM; encoded by the exons ATGGCGAGCATCTGTGAGCTGCCTCGCACTGAGAATATCCCTGTGGACTCCGATGTACCCACAAATGCCGGAGACACTTCAAATACGAGTGACACCAGTACTAGTGATACCAGTTCGGGGACCACTCTGACTGCAGCTCAGCGGGCTCGTATTGAGCGTCAGCGGCAGAAGGCGCGCGCTTTGCACGATGCGCGACTTATTAAAATGCACCCTGC TGTAAAGGAGTCAGTATCCTCTTCAGTAGGCAGCACGCGGGCTCGAGACACAGGCGGCGGCTTCCTTCTAGAAGATGATGAGCCCGAGACCAAGATCAAGAAGGTGCAGGCCCCAGCACCGGTGGTCCATGAGAGTGAGCAGCCACACTGCCTTGAGTGCGATAAACCGTTCCCCATGTCGTACCTGTATGATACATTTGACTACAGTGTGTGTGACGAGTGCAA AAACGATGAGACCCACTCCCTCATAACCCGCACGGAAGCGAAGACAGAGTTCCTGCTAAAAGACTGCGACCTGGACAAGCGGCCGCCGCCCCTGAAGTGTATACGACGCCGCAATCCACACAAGGCTCACTACAGCGACATGCGGCTCTATCTGCGGGCTCAG GTGGAAGCACGAGCTCTAGAGGTCTGGGGCAGCGAGGAAGCCCTAGAGGCGGAACACGAAGAACGcgcgaaacgccgcgaaaaggcCCAAGAGACAAGCACGAAGCGAAAACTGCGCGAGCTTCGCATGGCGGCCCGGTCTTCCCTCTTCGAAGGGAGGAAGGCCATACATGGACACACTCATGAGTGGGGAGAGGAAACATATGATGAGGATAACGACAGTTATACCAGGGTGTGTAAAACGTGCGGACATAGTGAGACTTATGAAAAGATGTAG
- the LOC125225365 gene encoding probable malonyl-CoA-acyl carrier protein transacylase, mitochondrial → MLCARRVWSAGSLRRGLASGDDSPLKRLLDGAATYGEPAAQGEGELRWATQPYTRRGPEPPVRRVEPAETTVLLFPGQGSQRVGMGRKLAHLPAARDLYELASKILGWDVWRVCTEGPAEELNARCQPAIVVTSLAALEALRDTRPTALERARAAAGFSLGEITALVWAGALPFERALRLAEIRQTAMAAAARNRPQALLTVWLGADANLPHAMLRAREYAESQDLSEPVCQVANYLYPHCKVVGGDEEALKFLEKRGSEFGIRRSARVAGAAGAFHTPLMAPVTDVLKEALRSCETEAPKVKVVSAVDGKPYGDARTVRKTLAKHAASPQRWEQTLHALYARPQGERFPLTVALGPGVALRATLKQVNAKAWDSSVQIDV, encoded by the exons ATGCTCTGTGCGAGGCGGGTATGGAGCGCGGGCTCGCTCCGGCGGGGACTGGCAAGCGGTGACGACAGTCCCCTAAAGCGGTTACTCGACGGCGCTGCGACGTACGGGGAGCCGGCTGCGCAGGGCGAGGGAGAGTTGCGATGGGCCACACAGCCTTATACGCGCCGCGGTCCCGAGCCGCCGGTCCGACGAGTGGAGCCCGCGGAAACTACGGTGCTTCTGTTCCCGGGACAAGGTTCACAGCGCGTTGGCATGGGCCGCAAGCTAGCGCACTTGCCTGCTGCTAGAGACCTTTATGAACTAGCTTCTAAAATACTGGG ttGGGATGTCTGGCGCGTGTGCACCGAAGGCCCGGCGGAAGAGCTAAACGCGCGCTGTCAGCCCGCCATAGTCGTCACATCCCTCGCTGCCCTTGAGGCGCTCCGCGACACGCGGCCAACAGCACTGGAGCGAGCACGGGCAGCAGCAGGGTTCTCATTAGGCGAGATTACGGCGCTTGTGTGGGCAGGAGCGCTACCATTTGAACGCGCGCTGAGGCTAGCAGAGATACGACAGACCGCTATGGCGGCAGCAGCAAGGAATCGTCCGCAG GCTTTGCTAACAGTATGGCTGGGTGCGGACGCGAACTTACCTCATGCGATGCTCCGTGCCAGGGAGTATGCTGAATCACAGGACCTGTCTGAGCCTGTGTGTCAGGTCGCCAACTATTTATACCCTCATTGCAAG GTAGTCGGGGGTGACGAAGAAGCCCTCAAATTCCTCGAGAAGCGCGGCTCAGAATTCGGCATCCGTCGCTCCGCGCGCGTCGCCGGTGCGGCCGGCGCCTTCCATACGCCTCTCATGGCGCCCGTCACTGATGTACTGAAAGAAGCGTTGAGATCTTGCGAGACGGAGGCGCCTAAAGTGAAAGTTGTGTCTGCAGTGGATGGGAAACCTTACGGTGATGCTAGAACG GTACGAAAAACGCTAGCGAAACACGCAGCGTCCCCGCAGCGTTGGGAACAAACGCTCCACGCGCTATACGCCCGGCCGCAAGGCGAACGCTTTCCGCTGACGGTGGCGCTCGGTCCGGGCGTCGCGTTACGCGCTACGCTAAAACAAGTTAACGCTAAAGCGTGGGACTCTTCTGTGCAAATAGACGTTTAG
- the LOC125225366 gene encoding zinc finger protein 706-like, which produces MARGQQKIQSQAKAAEKLSKLKKQQGHSATDQKKAAQKALVHVCVLCKAQMPDPKTYKQHFENKHPKNELPEDLKAI; this is translated from the exons ATGGCTCGTGGACAGCAGAAGATCCAGTCTCAGGCGAAGGCGGCGGAGAAGTTGTCTAAACTGAAGAAACAGCAGGGCCACAGCGCCACGGACCAGAAGAAGGCCGCGCAAAAGGCTCTCGTACATGTCTGTGTGCTTTGCAAG GCGCAGATGCCAGACCCCAAAACCTACAAGCAGCACTTCGAAAACAAGCACCCCAAGAACGAGCTCCCCGAAGACCTAAAGGCCATCTAA